The following nucleotide sequence is from Macaca fascicularis isolate 582-1 chromosome 15, T2T-MFA8v1.1.
aggctgaggtgggagaattgcttgaacccaggaggcagaggttgcagagagctgagattgtgccattgcactctggcctcagggacagagtaagactccgtctcaaaaaaaaaaaaaaaaatttcctatatTATGAAGATTTTAGTTGAGAAAATAAGTCTCAGCATGTCTAGTGAATAATGGACTGTGTATGGAATGTGTAATAAATGTAAGGCTTATAATACTAATTAAACATCaaagaaaatcagccaggcatggtggtgcacagctgtcgtcccaggtactcgggaagttgaaatgggagaattgcttgagcccaggagttcaaagactgaatccagcctgggcaacatagtgacatgctgtctcttaaagaaagaaaacagaaagaaggccaggcgtggtggctcattcctgtaatcccagcactttgggaggccaaggtgggtggatcacccgaggtcaggagttcgagaccagcctggccaacatgatgaaaccctgtctctactaaaaatacaaaaattagctggatttgggggcaggcacctgtaatcccagctactcaggaggctgaggcaagagaattgcttgaacccagaaggcagaggttgcagtgagccgagattatgccactgcactccaacctaggcaacagagcaagactccgtctcaaaaaaataaaattagctgtgtgtggtggcgcacaactgtaatcccagctacttgggaggctgaggcaggagaatcatttgaacccaggtggcagaggttgcagtgagccaagattgcaccattgcactccaacctgggcaacaagagtgaaactccatctcaaaaaaaaagaaaaaaaaattagtcgagatggtggtgtgcacctgtaatctcagctacttgagaggctgaggcaggagaaccacctgaacccgggagattgaggttgcagtgagctgagatcgcgccattgtactccagcctgggcgacagtgagaattaatctcaaaaaaaaaaaaaaaaaaaaggaaaggaaaagaaattattttccaaattatttatcTAAAACTGAATGTTGATGAGTTGTGCAGAAAAACCATGATCTTGTTAGGGTATTCAAAACAAGCATTGCAGATTATTAATGTATTTCAAGAGAGCAGTAGTGATGAGAACCATAAATCCTCACCTAAGTATCCTACTTGGGGATCACAGCATAAAAATCGAATTTTGATGGCAAAATCTATGGTTCAGAGCCTTTTCCAGCTGGGCTGTGTGTGGAGAACCAAGCCCCTGGGAAGGGATGGGCAGCACTGGGGCACTCATGTCCACACAGAGGGACTGTGGCCTCTGTGGGACGTGGAGACTCCAGTGTGTGAAAGCAGTGGCCCAAGAGGGATGACAGCCCAGCAGGCGTAGGCACAACACGCGACAGCTGAGCACCAGCTTCTCAGGATGACTTCTCAGGGCAGAGGCTCCTCACAGGTGTACAGGGGACCCCGTGGGATCTTCGGCTCTGTTTCCTTTGGTGAAACATGCATATAATGATTGACTGTCTGTGGGGTGGGGCTTGTCGCAGACCATAAAGCAGATGCAGCAGCGGATGCTGGAGCTCCGGAAGACTCTGCAGAAGGAGCTGGTGAGTGCCCCCACAGGAGCTGGCCCCACTTCCCAGCCCTCCCCCTGCTGCCTGTGCCTGGTCCCCCTGAGGTCCCTCGCTGCCTATGCTCCCCCCAACCCCTAATTAATTGCAAGGGGTCACTGGGCAGTCCAGTGTTAGCTGGTGGGCCGGCCTGCCAGCCTGCATGCACCTCTGAAGCAGCTCCGTGGCCGCGGCCCTGCCTGCCTTCTCTGAGCCTGCATCCTCATCTGAAAGTGGGGTTGTCTGCCAGGCCAGCACAGCCACGCTCTGACAGTGTGTGTGGCGGAGTGCTCGGCCCGATGCGGGATGCCAGCAGCTCCAGGCCCCAGGGACATGTGTTCTTGCCACGGATAAGGGACTATCTGAGTTTCCCCAAATGATGTCACTCCCTCCTCAAGCCCACCTGGAGGTGCTTCCTTCTCAGGTGGGGCCCTTTTTGCCCTACAATAGTGATCATGGTTTGGACCAGGTGAACCTCCCATGTGACTttttccacctgcctcagacggTTCAGTGTAACATCTTTCCCATTGGTTTTTCAGAAAATCAGACCCGATAATGAGCTCTTCGAAGTCCGGGAGAAACCTGGACCTGACATGGCAAACATGGCGCCTTCCGTCACGAATAACGCCGACCTGACGGATGCCCGCGAGATCAACTTTGAGTACCTTAAGCATGTGGTTTTAAAATTCATGTCCTGTCGCGAATCCGAGGTAAAGGGCTTTTGAAGTGTCTTTTGGGTATTGAGGCCCCGCCCTACAGTCTGTCCTGCAGGAACCCCTGCCCAGcccatttctcccttttcctcGTACATCCTGATTTGACGCCCTTGTGGGCGCTCAGTCATTTCTCCTGCTGGCGCTGGCCTGCGGAGTGAGCAGCTGGCGGGAGAGGCCATGCAGGAACCGGCTCCTGGTGGGAGATGTGGGCTCCACTTCTAAATCCTGGCCTGGGTGCGGAGGCCGGGAGCAGAGTCCACCCATCACTCCTGGGTCCTGCCAAAGGGTAGGGTAGCTGCTGGGGAAATTCCCTGAAGCCTGCCAGGTCCCTGAGGATGCAGGGGAAGAAAGAACCTATCATTGCTGCCAAACTTCAGAGTGCCAGAGCGTCACCCACCACTTGGTCCTGCCAACCAAAGCAAGCAGGACATGCCATGTAGCTCCCCCCACCACCCCGCCTCACCTCCACCTTGGCCTATGGCAGCAAAACTTACTGTGTTTCAGGCTTTTCATCTTATAAAAGCTGTGTCGGTGTTGCTGAACTTTTCCCAAGAGGAGGAGAACATGCTCAAAGAAACTCTGGAATATAAGGTAGGGTTCTCTGGTCTACCGTTACAGCTTCCAAAATATGTCGTCAGTCATCCCAGCAGTAGCAGTTGAAGACCCCTTAGCCCCCACGAATGTAGGTAACCAGCACAGCTGCATGATCAGCTTGGCTGCTGTTGGATGAACTTGATCCAGGCACTTTTTAGCAATGACATCCTTTGTGCCCAAACGTCTGTGCTGTACTTGACCAACAGGCCACGtgtttttcaaagcattttcattGATTGTGCTTTACTGAGAGCCCCAGGTCTGGCTCAGCACTCAAATTCCCAAAGTGTCTGCATAAATGCTCTAATAGGAAAAAAACCTACAGTTCCACTACCTTATTCCTGTCAACTCagtgtttttctctcatttccctCCGGTACTGAGCACGGGCCTGCAGACTGGTTATTGGAACCATCTTCTTGCTGTGCTCAGAGCCAAAGGCAGGATGCGTGGGGGGCAGGAGTGACAGgctcaggggaggggaggggtggttCAGTTTCCCTGGCACTAAGTCCTGATTTGCATCTCAGAAGCCTTTTCTGTTTCAAATGCAGATGTCATGGTTTGGGTCCAAACCAGCTCCCAAAGGCAGCATCCGGCCATCTATCTCAAACCCTCGGATACCATGGTCCTAGAGGGGACTACCCAAGGATGGAGCTCCGTGGGTTGACACTTTTTCTGTGAAAAGAACACTGACACACCAGTCTGGGTGGGTTTTTAATCACTGTAACTGCAGTATTTTGTACAAGCGTCTAAACATTGTTTACAAGACTTAAGGCCCACTTCCCTGCAGGCTGACCTGAACCTCAGGGGGTAGCTGATCCTGTCATTCTGGTCACCAAACAGGAGGGTCCTGGCACTACCCAGATTTCCACAGTGCTGCTAATATCCCAGCTCCAGCCAGCACCCCGTCTGCACCTGAGTCCTCTAACTTCACAGTAGCACTTACAGCTGAAGCCATCAGCATCTGGCAGGCACACCTGAGTCACCACGTAGCGATGCCGCGGGAGGCAGAGACGGCCCTTTGAGATGGTGCCCGGCAGGCGAAACCCACCTGCCTCTGCCAGGAACAGCCAACTCCATGGGAACTCCATAGGagtggcttttaaaaattcagagagTTAGAAGCTTTTTATCCCTTCCTCTCAAGAAAACAGTCTTTCACCTTGTCTCTCAAACCACCTAGAACTTTAGAGGATCCATCTTTAAGGGCCGGTGTGGATGAATGAGGAATATGCACCTTTCTGATGGTATCTCCACTTAAGAAAACtagcaaatacatgaaaagaccCTAAGTATAGTACCAAATACACTCAATTGCCTTTTTAATGAATGTACTTGTCTTGGATAGGTTGCTGGTAAaccattttaaactattttttatagCTGAAGTTCTTCACTACTATAAACATGTCTTCTGTATTATAAAATCCATTTAACTGGTGTTCTTGAAATCAGAGCGTCCAGAGGGAATTCTTCCTAAAACTCGGATTCCCGTTCCTTTGTCTTCTCACTCGCACTCCGGCACTGCTCCCTCTGAAGCGCAGTGGCGTCTGTCTTGATTCTGTGCTGCACGGCCGCTGGGCAATGCAGATCACCCGTCTTCTGCTGAAGGACAGTCCGCTGTCTCCAGTGGGGCAGCAGCTGTCCCCCAGCCTTGATGGAGACATTGGGGCAGTCAACCTTGTGTGTGGAGCCACTCTCTCCCCCTTATCCCACCCCAAATACTTAAAATGACACTACACCCGGACGGCCCCCAGCTGGCTGCGGCACTTGTAGCATGCACGACTCTGGTAGTAACCGACAGAAATTTGTTTCATGGATTCCTCGTTACTGAGGAAGGGAACATGCTGGTTCTGGAAAAACCACAATATTGAATCTGAAAGGAAACAGTTTATTGTTTGATGAAAGTTTCACTggttaaataaaaaactaaattaataaCTGGAGCTCCTAAATTTATTATCCATTATCCAGTGATGGAAAGTTGTATTTCTCAATCATGCTTAGGGCCAACATaggtatataaaatgtatgtcaCAGAAAAACACCTATTTGCAACGTTAACCTAACGAAATTTCCATGAAGAACCAAGCCAGGGCAGCATCTCCTTTGTCCCAGCTCAGGCTCTCTGCCTTCCAGAGGCACCCTTCTCCAGTGACTGACCACCTCATCTGGCTGCTCCTTGCAGACACAGTTGTCCCTTGTTTCGAACACGAATTTCCATTTACCTGGTGGGAACACGAAACAGGAGTCTCTTCTCCAAGTTTGATGGGTAAGAGGCAGCCTTTTTTCAAAGTCAGATTTCCTTTCTCGGCTGTTCAGGAGAGCGTCTCTACGACTGGGTAGCTCAAGGCCAGCCAAAGGCAGCTACTTTTCCACGGAAGCCCGTCTGCTGCCTCCGTGGCTTCTCCAGCCCTTGAACTGGCCCCACACGCACCCCAGGTCCCACTCCTCAGCCGTTTTAGGTGTAGCTGTGGGGCCCGTTCCTAGGTCTGTACTCACTTTAGGGAGGCTTCACTGACTAGGCTTTCCTCCTGCATGTTGAATTTCCTTCAGCTTTAAGAGGAAGAGTGGAGTAAATATTCTAAGTGATTTAATGCACTTTGACTTGTATAAAACTTTGTGATAGCGACGGTATCTATAGCCCTTTATACAAGCAGTGGATCTTGAGCTCTCCTTCcatattgtaaataggattgtattcttgaaaactgCTGTAGAAAATTCATCTGTGGTGCAATACACTTTTTGATTAAAGCTCTTCAATCCAGATGCAACTACAATGGATTTTACTAGTTTGGCGTGTCACTATTTCTTTGACTCATTAAATCTGGTATTTTGTGTCTCATATTTAACACTCCAAGGCCAACTTCAAGGGCTAGAGAATGTTTGTCTTTCAGAAAGAACCTCCCCCGACTGGATTTGGGtgaataaatgtaatttaatgaAGCCAACAGCCTCATTCTACCCCCCAAGAATTGCAGTGGTTCTGCAgaggggctgaggaggggagAGCTGTGGAGGGGAGGACTGTGTCACTTTGGTCAAAGTCTGTATCCAAGGGCTCTATGACCCAGAGGAGCTTCAGGAGTGTGAATGGGGCCCTAACCTTTAACAGAATGCAAGCTGCAGTTACACGtgctgaaaaggaaagaaaagcatttttgcCCTTCAGAGAGGCTCTGTTATTGGTTATGGGAAACAAAATTATCCCTTCTATCTATTTGCTGATTGCTCCCCATTCCTGAcgtttagttctttaaagaaaacTTGTCCAGGCAGCAGTGATTCTGCAGCACAGCCAACCCAGCATCAGGAAACGTGACCAGGCACATCGGAGGCCCCACCCTCAAAAGATTCCAAGTGCAATCCCACAAACTGAAGACTTCTAAAGCCTAGATCAATTATTAAATGTTTGGCACTTTATTAAATAAGCTCCAAAATTAATTACATACAAATCAAAGGAGTAAGAAACAATAAATAGTTCATTCAGCAAACACCTCTCTGCAGCAGCCAGCGGCtctgaggccaaggctggcgTCCTGTGGCAGAGGGCCTGTGGATTGCCATGCTCGCTCCTAGGGGTGACTCAACAGGGGCACAGGTCTACTCCTCCCACGTCGGGTTTCCGGAACAACTGAACTCTCATTCATTACCATCCCATTCATTACcatttttttacatatatgaaaCACACCGCAATGTATATACTAATAAGCCAAGAGCTTTATTGATGCAGCAGGCACTTTACAATGAGCCCAAGAGTGTCCACCTTCTCTGGGAAGACGGGATGTCTGTACAAACTCTTGGGTTTTTTTCCACTTCAAAAACAAGCTCTCCCGTTTACCACAGCCCTTGGATCTGCACCTGCCCAAACCATCCCTCCCCCAGTGCACACAGGTGCACCTGACCAACGCCAGCTGCCACCCTGGTAGATCGTCAAAATGTCAGTTCTGCAGTACTCGGAGACAAAGGCATAGACTATCAGATCCTAAACAGGATTTAGGAAATAGACGATTTTTCCCTCcaccttgaaaataaaatacatttcagcAGATACATGTCCTGAAATAGTTTACTTGGGAGTTCCTAGGAAGATGGTCCATTGTCAATCCCTTCTTCACCAGCCTGGGCATCCAGAATTCTTCTCAAGGTAACatgagtctttttattttttttttaaacagtctttcTTGCTGTAAGAACTCTTATAATGGAGCCTAGTCCTCCTACTGCTAAGGCCTGTGGGGGCAGGAAAAGAAAACGTGTCAGATGAGACCTGGCTGGCCAAGGGGAGCCTGGCTTGCCAGAGACAGGGGGGACGTTCCCTGACCTAGATCCATCACAGATCCCTTGAAAGAGGATCCCTGAGACAGAGCACATTCTAGGGAAGGAGCCCTGGCCTGGAGCCGTGGGGTCCTGAGAGCTgccggctctcgagcagaactgGCTTGAGAACGCTGTCACCAAGCACACAAAGCAGAGCCCCTCGAGTTtcccttttgagacagggtgtcactctgtcgcccagatcacagctcactgcacagccttgatgtcctgggctcaagcgatcctcctgagtacctgggaccacaggtgtgtaccaccatgcccagctattttattttattttttttgagatggagttttgcttttgttgcccaggctagagtgcaatggcaagatctcagctcactgcaaccccgcctccccggttcaagcaattctcctgcctcagcctcccaagtagctgggattacaggcgcccaccaccacccccagctaatttttgtatttttagtagagacggggtttcaccatgttgcccaggctggtctcgaactactgacctcaggtcatctacctgcctccacttcccaaagtgttgggattacaggcgtgagccactgcaccccgcctaatttgtttttttgtagagatggggtctcactacattgcctgggctggtctcgaactcctgggctccagcgatcctcctgcctcagcctcccaaagtgctgagtttacagatGCACACAAGCCCACTGAGTGCCGCCTGCTGAGGTGGCTGGCAGGCACCAAGCTGCCTTAAAGGGACGAGAGGGCCTGGCCTTCCCATCGTACAGAGGACTTGTTCACTTCCTTCTGAGCCCAGGAGAGCGGAGGCCAAGGAGGCACAGCACACCCACCAGCAGACCTAAGGCCACAACCACAGCCCAGCACCAACACCGCCTTAAGGACTGGCCCACTGTAAAACCCCTCTCTTCCAACTCAACACTGAGCCTCTGAGGAAGGCAGGCACGTTAGTAACTGCCTGGTCTGCTTTAATGGTGGGCGTGCTTACTGTGGCACTAGGGGTGTGTGGGGGAAGGTGTGGGAGGCAGCCCCAGTGGTACAGGCAGGACACAGGCTGCCAAAGGCCTTGCTCTCACACAGACCCAAGCGAAGGGCAGACACAGCTCTTTCTGCTTCACCTGGATGAAGGCCATATTAAGCGAGGTCAAGGTTTCTGCCCACTGCTCACTCTGGCCTGGTAAGgctgaggccagggcaggaggaagcCCTTAGAGCTGGCTGGAGGACTTATTTCTAAGAACCCCCGAGAGCTGCCTCCACCACTGCAAAGTATCACGAAGCCCCAACCAACTAGCAAGCCCCCTTCCTACCTAGACTCCCCGACCACCTTACCATGCCGTGTTATCTGCCCACATGTCCTGTACCAAGGGCACCCTGTCCTGCCTGGCACAAATCGGCAGCTAAAAGCAAAAAAGTAACTGTGATGACCAGAAACAGCAAGTCCCTACCAGGAGCTTCCTTGGGAGAGGGAAGTGACCAGATATTCCAGATTGGGGCTCGTCCTCTGACCCCACACGCCTAGCAGACCGACCTACGTTTGTTCTGGAAAATCCGGCCTGCTGATTGAACACTGGGGCAAGCCAGGTGGCTCACTTGGGTGCATGGCAGCGTTCACATACCTTTTCGTGCCACTGGAGTAACACTGCACTGCTATTTTCTGTGGGCTTCTCAAAGCCTTTATAAATGTACTTCATTAACAAGTCAACACCGTTTCTGTCCAGTGACTGCACAGCCTGCTCAATCTCGCTGCTCTTGAAGTTTGTGAGCACTTTCAGCACCACGCCCTGGGCTCGCTCCTGCAGACGAAAAAGAGCAAGTGAGGCCCAGAGCTGTGCAGGCCGCCATGCCCCACACCAAAGCAAGGACACAGGTTTCCAGAAACACCACGCAGTTTCTAATTCGTC
It contains:
- the ARPC5L gene encoding actin-related protein 2/3 complex subunit 5-like protein isoform X1, encoding MARNTLSSRFRRVDIDEFDENKFVDEQEEAAAAAAEPGPDPSEVDGLLRQGDMLRAFHAALRNSPVNTKNQAVKERAQGVVLKVLTNFKSSEIEQAVQSLDRNGVDLLMKYIYKGFEKPTENSSAVLLQWHEKALAVGGLGSIIRVLTARKTV